GGCGAGGGCTTTGACGCCGAGGAGCAGGCCGAGCTGCTGGCCGCCCAGGTGGAGGAGCAGGCCATGGCGCTGCCCGAGCTGGAGGACGCCCTGCGCCAGGCGCGCGAGCGCAGCGAAGGCCAGCGCGGCGCCGTGGTGCAAATCCAGCAGCAGATCCAGGTGCTGGCCGCCGAGCAGCGCAGCATGGACGAGCAGGCGCGCCAGCTGGCCACCCGCAGCGAGCGCCTGCGCGCCGACCAGGGCGCCCTGGAGGCGCCCGACGAGGCCCGCCTGGACCATCTGCGCCAGCAACTGCAAGCCGCCGAAGAAGCCGCGGAGACGGCCGAGGCCCGCCTGGCCGAGCTGCAGGACGCCGTGCCTCAGCTGGACGAGGAGCGCCGGGCCCGCCAGCAGACGCTGAATGCCGAGACCGCCCGCCAGTCCCAGCGGGCTGCGCGCCTGTCGGCCCTGCAGGCGCTGCAAGAGCGTGTGAAGGTGGACGGCAAGCTCCAGCCCTGGCTGGCGCGCCACGGCCTGGACGGTCTGCAAGGCCTGTGGAGCCGCATCCACATCGAGCCCGGCTGGGAAAGCGCCCTGGAAGCCGCCCTGCGCGAGCGCCTGGCCGCGCTGCCCGTCGGCCGGCTGGAGAGCGTGCGCGGCTTCGCCGGCCCCGGCACGCACGAAGGGCCGCCGGCGCGGCTGGCCTTCTACAGCACGCCCCTGTCCGCGCCTGCGGCGCCCCCTGCAGCCGGTGCGCCGGCGCGCCTGTCCGACCTGCTGCGCGTGTCCGACGCGGGCCTGCGCGCCATGCTGGCCAGCTGGCTGCACGGCTTCCACACGGCCGCCTCGCTGGACGAGGCCCTGGCCGCCCGCGCCGCCTTGGCGCCGGGCGAGGTGATCTACGTCGCCGCCGGCCATGCGGTGCGCCCGCACAGCGTGGAATTTCATGCGCCCGACTCCGAGCAGTCCGGGCTTCTGGCGCGCGCCCAGGAGATCGAGCACCTGCACAAGGAGGTGCGCGCCCAGGCCCTGATCGCCGAGGAGGCCGGTGCCGCCCTGGCGCGCGCCGAGAGCGCCTATACCGACGCCTCGCAGCGCCTGGTGGGAGCGCGGCGCGAGGCCAGCGAGGCCCAGGGCCGCGCCCACGAGCTGCAGATGCAGACCCTGCGCCTGGCCCAGGCCCTGGAGCAGGCGCGCGCGCGCAGCCAGCAGATCGGCGCCGACCTGCACGAGGTGCAGCAGCAGCTGGCCGAGCTGCACGAGCGCAAGGCCCTGGCCGAGGCGCGCTTTGAAGAACTGGACATGCAGCTGGCCGACACCCAGGAGCGCCACGCCCAGCTGGGCGAGCGGGTGATCGAGGCCGAGCGCCGCGTCAATGAGGGCCGCGAGCAGCAGCGCCAGCTGGAGCGCCGCGCCCAGGAGGCCCAGTTCGCCCAGCGCAGCCTGGGCGCGCGCCGCGCCGAGCTGGCCCGCACCGTGGACACGGCTGCCCGCCAGGCCCAAAACCTGCACGAGGAGCGCGAGCGCGCCACCGCCGAGCAGGCCCGCCTGAGCGACGCCGCCGCCCAGGGCGGCCTGCAGCAGGCGCTGGAGGCCAAGATGGAGCGCGAGCGCGAGCTGGCCGCGCAGCGCAGCCAGTACGACGAGCTCACCGCCCGGCTGCGCACCAGCGACGAGCGGCGCCTGCAGGGCGAGCACACGCTGGAGCCGCTGCGCCAGCGCATCACCGAGCTGCAGCTCAAGGAGCAGGCTGCCCGGCTGGGCCTGGAGCAGTACGACTCGCTGCTGCAGGACGCCCAGGCCGACCTGCAGGCGCTGGCCCAGTCCGTGGCCGAAGGCAACGTACGCCTGGCCGGCCTGCAGGGCGAGATCGACCGCCTGCAGCGCGAGATCGCCGCCCTGGGCGCCGTCAACCTGGCGGCGCTGGAGGAGCTCGGCCTGGCGCGCGAGCGCAAGGGCTTCCTTGATGCGCAGATGCAGGACCTGACGCTGGCCATGACCACGCTGGAGGACGCCATCCGCAAGATCGACGGCGAGACGCGCAGCCTGCTGGCGGGCACCTTCGAGGCCGTCAACGAGCACTTCGGCCGCATGTTCCCCGAGCTGTTCGGCGGCGGCCAGGCGCGCCTGACCATGACCGGCGATGAAATCCTGGACTCCGGCGTGCAGGTCATGGCCCAGCCGCCGGGCAAGAAAAACCAGACCATCCATTTGCTGTCCGGCGGCGAAAAGGCGCTCACCGCCATCGCCCTGGTGTTCGCCATCTTCCAGCTCAACCCGGCGCCGTTTTGCCTGCTGGACGAGGTGGACGCGCCGCTCGATGATGCCAACACCGAGCGCTATGCGCGCCTGGTGGCCAGCATGTCGCGCGGCACGCAGTTCCTCTTCATCAGCCACAACAAGATCGCCATGGAGATGGCCGAGCAGCTGATCGGCGTCACCATGCAGGAGCAGGGCGTCTCGCGCATCGTGGCCGTGGACATGGAGTCCGCCCTTTCCATGGCCGAGGCCTGAACCATTCACCGAACATGAGCAACTTCCAACTGGGTCTCATCATTGCTGGCGCCGTCGTGCTGATCGTCGTGGTCGCGCACAACGCCTGGACGCACCACCGCAACGCCCCCCGGCGCGCCCGCCCGGCCGAGGGGCACGCACCCGCCCCCGACGACGGCACGCGCCACGAACCGGCCTTTGACGGCCCGCCGCTGGGCGGCCAGGAGGGGGCCGAGCTGTCCGGCCACGCCGTGGACCCGCGCGATGCGCTGCAGCTGCCCGTGCCCCCGGCCGAGCGCCGCGGCGGGCTGGACGCGCTGATCGATGCCATCGCCCCCATCACCGCCGAGCAGCCCGTCTCGGGCGACGCCGCCCTGGCGGCCATGCCCACCACGCGCCGCGCCGGCAGCAAGCCGTTTTCCATCGAGGGGTGGAACGAAGCCGCCCGCCAGTGGGAGACGCCCCGGCCCGGCCAGCGTTACCAGCTGCTGCAGGCCGGCGTGCAGCTGGCCAACCGCACCGGCGCGCTCAACGAGATCGAATACTCCGAGTTCGTCATGAAGACCCAGCAGTTCGCCGACGCGCTGAACGCCGCCGTGGACTTCCCCGACATGCTGCACGAGGTGGCACGCGGGCGCGAGCTCGACCAGTTCGCCAGCGACCACGACGCCCAGCTGACGTTCGTGCTGCGCGCCCGCCAGGCCGCCTGGAGCCCCGGCTACGTGCAGCAAAACGCCGCCCGCTTGGGCCTGGTCCCCGGGGCCATGCCGGGGCGCATGGTGCTGGCGGCCGCCAGCGCCGGCCTGCCGCCGGTGCTGACCCTGGCGTACGACGCCCAGGCCGCCATGTCCGACGACCCGGAGCAGTCCGCCCTGCGCGAGGTGTCGCTCAGCCTGGACGTGGCCCAGGTGACGCGCGGCGAGCAGCCCTTTGCCCGCCTGCGCGACGTGGCGCAGGAGCTGTGCGAGGCCATGGACGGCGTGCTGTGCGACCAAAACGGCATGCCCCTGCCCGCCATGGCCATCGATCCGATCGCTAACGACCTGGAGCAGCTGTACGACCAGCTGGACGCGCGCGAGCTGTCTGCCGGCTCGGCCCTCGCACGCCGTCTTTTCAATTGATGGTCGCGCCCTTGAGCGGCTGCGCCGCCTCCCCCCGCTCTCGCATTGCCGTGCAATGCGGGCCGGGGGACGCCACCGGTGCCGCGGGGCGGCCCTTGCACGGTGGCCGCTGGCAACGGACGGCGGGGGCGTTGGTGTGCGTGCCTCGCATGGGGCGGGTCCGGGAGTGGTGAGATGACTGGAAATATAGAGCTTTTTTCGGCCTCAGCGCCCAAGGGGCAAGCGTTGGCAGCTAGCAAAATCATAGCGCTGCGCGAGCAGCTGAACCGCTGGGCGCATGAGTACTACGTGCAGGACGCGCCCAGCGTGCCCGATGCCGAGTACGACCGGGCCTTCCAGCAGTTGCAGGCGCTGGAGGGCGCCTATCCGGAGCTGGCCACGCCCGACTCGCCCACCCAGCGCGTGATCGGCGCGGTGATGCAGGGCCTGGCGCCCGTGCGCCACCGCGTGCCCATGCTCAGCATTCGCACCGAGACCGACACCGAGGGCAGCGGCGCCGAGACCTTCGACGCCCGCGTGCGGCGCGAACTGAAGCTCGCCCCCGAGGCGCCGCCGGTGCAATACGTGGCCGAGCCCAAGTTCGACGGCCTGGCCATGAACCTGCGCTACGAGGACGGCCGCCTGGTGCAGGCCGCCACGCGCGGCGACGGCGAGGTGGGCGAGGACGTGACGCACAACATCCGCACCATCCGCCAGATCCCTTTGAGCCTGCCCGCCGACGTGCCGCCGGTGCTGGAGGTGCGCGGCGAGGTCTATATGCGCCGGGCCGACTTCGAGCGGCTGAACGAGCGCCAGCGCGAGCGCGGCGACAAGACCTTCGTCAACCCGCGCAACGCCGCGGCCGGCGCCGTGCGCCAGCTTGACTCGGGCATCGCCGCGCAGCGACCGCTGTCGTTCTTTGCCTATGGCCTGGGCGAAGTCACGCCGGCAGACGAGGGCGGGCCCCGGTTCGCCTCGCACCACCAGGTGCTGCAGCAACTGAAAGGCTGGGGCTTTCCGGTCTCGGAGCTGGTCAGCCAGGCACAGGGCGCTCCTGAACTCATCGCGTACCACCAGCGCGTTGGCGCCCTGCGCGACGCGCTGCCCTTTGACATCGACGGCGTGGTCTACAAGGTGGACAGCCTGGCGCTGCAGCGCGAGCTGGGCTTCGTCACGCGCGAGCCGCGCTGGGCCGTGGCGCACAAGTACCCGGCGCAGGAGATGGTCACGCGCGTGGAGGGCATCGACATCCAGGTCGGGCGCACCGGCAAGCTGACGCCCGTGGCGCGGCTGGCGCCGGTCTTCGTGGGCGGCGTCACCGTCACCAACGCCACGCTGCACAACCTGTTCGAGATTCGCAAGAAGGGCGTGCGCGTGGGCGACCAGGTCATCGTGCGCCGCGCCGGCGACGTGATCCCCGAGGTGGTGGGCACGGTGCCGGCCGCGCTGTCGCCCGTGGCCCAGGCCCTGGCCGGCTCGGATTTGCTGGCCGATGCAGCCGCCGGCAGCGAGGGCGCCGCGCGCGCCGCGCCGCGCGTGCCCTACGTGCCCAACTTCCGCATGCCGCGCCAGTGCCCGGTGTGCGCCAGCGCCGTGGTGCGCGAAAAGGGCGAGGCCAACCACCGCTGCACGGGCGGCATCTTCTGCCCGGCCCAGGCCAAGCAGGCGCTGCTGCACTTCGCCCAGCGCCGCGCCATGGACATCGAAGGCCTGGGCGAGAAGCTGGTGGACCAGCTGGTGGAGGGCCGCATCATCCGCGCGCTGCCCGACCTGTACCGGCTGGGCCTGTCCACCCTGGCGGCGCTCGACCGCATGGCGGACAAGTCGGCGCAGAACCTGCTGGCGGCGCTGGAGCAGTCCAAGCGCACCACGCTGGCGCGCTTTTTGTTCGCCTTGGGAGTACGCCACGTGGGCGAGGCCACGGCCAAGGAGCTGGCGCGCCACTTCGGCACGCTGGACGCCGTCATGGGCGCCACGCCCGAGCAGCTGCTGCAGGTGCCCGACGTGGGCCCCATCGTGGCCGACGCCATCCACGCTTTCTTTGCCGAGCCGCACAACCGCGAGGTGGTCGAGCAGCTGCGCGCCTGCGGGGTGACCTGGGAGGAGGGCGCGCCGCAGGGCGGCGCCGCCGTGCTGCCGCTGGCCGGCCAAACGGTGGTGCTGACCGGCACCCTGCCGACGCTCAGCCGCGAGCAGGCCCAGGCCCTGCTGGAGGCGGCCGGCGCCAAGGTGGCCGGCTCGGTCAGCAAGAAGACGAGTTACGTCGTTGCCGGCGAGGACGCGGGCAGCAAGCTCGCCAAGGCGCAGCAGCTGGGCATCGCGGTGCTGGACGAAGCCGGCCTGCACGCGCTGCTGGCCGGCCGCCCGGGCGCCTGAGGCCGTGGCTCTGGTGCGCCGCACCCCCCGCGTGGGCCTGGCCCTGGGCAGCGGCTCGGCACGCGGCTGGGCGCACATCGGCGTGCTGCAGGCGCTGGACGAGGCCGGCCTGCGGCCCGACTTCGTCTGCGGCGCCTCCATCGGCGCGTTGGTGGGCGCAGCCTACGCCGCCGGCGAGCTGGAACGCTTTGCCGACTGGGTGCAGAGCCTGGGCATGCGCCAGGTCTGGGGCTTCATGGACTTCAACCTCTCGGGCGGCATGCTCAAGGGCGAAAAGCTGATCGCCTTCTGGCGCCGCAACTTTGCCGACTTCGACATCCAGGCCTCGCCCATCCCGTTTGCCGCCGTGGCCACCGACCTGCATTCGGGCGCCGAGGTCTGGCTGCGCGAAGGCTCGATCGCCAACGCCGTGCGCGCTTCCATCGCGCTGCCCGGCCTGTTCACCCCCGTGCCGCAAGAGGGCGGGCGGCTGCTGGTGGATGGCGGCATCGTCAACCCCGTGCCGACCTCGCTGGCCCGCGCCATGGGGGCGGACATCGTCATCGGCGTGGACCTGAACTCCGACATCCTGCACCGCCACCTGCAGCCGCTGGTGCTGGCGCCGGACCCGGGCGCCACCGCGCCTCGCGAGCCGCCCGCCGCGCCCGAGGATGCCAGCGCAGCCGCAGGCGACTGGCTGGGCCGCCTGAAGTTCTGGGAAAGCGGCAGCGCCAGCAGCAGCGCCGGCGCCCCGGCCCAGCAGGTGGCGCCGCTGCCGCGCAGCCCCTCGGTGCTGGACGTGGTCATGACCAGCGTGACCATCATGCAGATCCGCATCACCCGCAGCC
The DNA window shown above is from Pulveribacter suum and carries:
- the smc gene encoding chromosome segregation protein SMC is translated as MRLSSIKLAGFKSFAEPTQFVLPGQLVGVVGPNGCGKSNIMDAVRWVLGESRASELRGESMQDVIFNGTTSRKPASRASVELVFDNHDHRAGGQWNQFTEIAVKRVLTRDGTSSYYINNQPVRRRDVQDVFLGTGLGPRAYAIIGQGTISRIIESRPEDLRLFLEEAAGVSKYKERRRETENRLAGTRENLTRVEDILRELDANLERLEKQAEVAARYNQLNSQATLRQHQQWFLKRAEAQAEQDRVRSEGLQAVNDLEARTAELRHVEAELETVRQAHYSAGDAVNNAQGRLYEATAEVGRLEAEIRYVVEGRQRVQLRLVQLDQQIEEWAERRAEAQAEAERLEGEGFDAEEQAELLAAQVEEQAMALPELEDALRQARERSEGQRGAVVQIQQQIQVLAAEQRSMDEQARQLATRSERLRADQGALEAPDEARLDHLRQQLQAAEEAAETAEARLAELQDAVPQLDEERRARQQTLNAETARQSQRAARLSALQALQERVKVDGKLQPWLARHGLDGLQGLWSRIHIEPGWESALEAALRERLAALPVGRLESVRGFAGPGTHEGPPARLAFYSTPLSAPAAPPAAGAPARLSDLLRVSDAGLRAMLASWLHGFHTAASLDEALAARAALAPGEVIYVAAGHAVRPHSVEFHAPDSEQSGLLARAQEIEHLHKEVRAQALIAEEAGAALARAESAYTDASQRLVGARREASEAQGRAHELQMQTLRLAQALEQARARSQQIGADLHEVQQQLAELHERKALAEARFEELDMQLADTQERHAQLGERVIEAERRVNEGREQQRQLERRAQEAQFAQRSLGARRAELARTVDTAARQAQNLHEERERATAEQARLSDAAAQGGLQQALEAKMERERELAAQRSQYDELTARLRTSDERRLQGEHTLEPLRQRITELQLKEQAARLGLEQYDSLLQDAQADLQALAQSVAEGNVRLAGLQGEIDRLQREIAALGAVNLAALEELGLARERKGFLDAQMQDLTLAMTTLEDAIRKIDGETRSLLAGTFEAVNEHFGRMFPELFGGGQARLTMTGDEILDSGVQVMAQPPGKKNQTIHLLSGGEKALTAIALVFAIFQLNPAPFCLLDEVDAPLDDANTERYARLVASMSRGTQFLFISHNKIAMEMAEQLIGVTMQEQGVSRIVAVDMESALSMAEA
- the ligA gene encoding NAD-dependent DNA ligase LigA, yielding MTGNIELFSASAPKGQALAASKIIALREQLNRWAHEYYVQDAPSVPDAEYDRAFQQLQALEGAYPELATPDSPTQRVIGAVMQGLAPVRHRVPMLSIRTETDTEGSGAETFDARVRRELKLAPEAPPVQYVAEPKFDGLAMNLRYEDGRLVQAATRGDGEVGEDVTHNIRTIRQIPLSLPADVPPVLEVRGEVYMRRADFERLNERQRERGDKTFVNPRNAAAGAVRQLDSGIAAQRPLSFFAYGLGEVTPADEGGPRFASHHQVLQQLKGWGFPVSELVSQAQGAPELIAYHQRVGALRDALPFDIDGVVYKVDSLALQRELGFVTREPRWAVAHKYPAQEMVTRVEGIDIQVGRTGKLTPVARLAPVFVGGVTVTNATLHNLFEIRKKGVRVGDQVIVRRAGDVIPEVVGTVPAALSPVAQALAGSDLLADAAAGSEGAARAAPRVPYVPNFRMPRQCPVCASAVVREKGEANHRCTGGIFCPAQAKQALLHFAQRRAMDIEGLGEKLVDQLVEGRIIRALPDLYRLGLSTLAALDRMADKSAQNLLAALEQSKRTTLARFLFALGVRHVGEATAKELARHFGTLDAVMGATPEQLLQVPDVGPIVADAIHAFFAEPHNREVVEQLRACGVTWEEGAPQGGAAVLPLAGQTVVLTGTLPTLSREQAQALLEAAGAKVAGSVSKKTSYVVAGEDAGSKLAKAQQLGIAVLDEAGLHALLAGRPGA
- a CDS encoding patatin-like phospholipase family protein, translating into MALVRRTPRVGLALGSGSARGWAHIGVLQALDEAGLRPDFVCGASIGALVGAAYAAGELERFADWVQSLGMRQVWGFMDFNLSGGMLKGEKLIAFWRRNFADFDIQASPIPFAAVATDLHSGAEVWLREGSIANAVRASIALPGLFTPVPQEGGRLLVDGGIVNPVPTSLARAMGADIVIGVDLNSDILHRHLQPLVLAPDPGATAPREPPAAPEDASAAAGDWLGRLKFWESGSASSSAGAPAQQVAPLPRSPSVLDVVMTSVTIMQIRITRSRMAGDPPEVVIAPSLAHLGVLDFHRAAEAIEEGRRAAQAALPQLQRFIQ
- a CDS encoding cell division protein FtsZ, which translates into the protein MSNFQLGLIIAGAVVLIVVVAHNAWTHHRNAPRRARPAEGHAPAPDDGTRHEPAFDGPPLGGQEGAELSGHAVDPRDALQLPVPPAERRGGLDALIDAIAPITAEQPVSGDAALAAMPTTRRAGSKPFSIEGWNEAARQWETPRPGQRYQLLQAGVQLANRTGALNEIEYSEFVMKTQQFADALNAAVDFPDMLHEVARGRELDQFASDHDAQLTFVLRARQAAWSPGYVQQNAARLGLVPGAMPGRMVLAAASAGLPPVLTLAYDAQAAMSDDPEQSALREVSLSLDVAQVTRGEQPFARLRDVAQELCEAMDGVLCDQNGMPLPAMAIDPIANDLEQLYDQLDARELSAGSALARRLFN